One genomic region from Candidatus Methanoperedens sp. encodes:
- a CDS encoding ABC transporter ATP-binding protein, whose translation MKIIETKDLKKIYRLGKIEVNALNGVNAAVEDGEFIAIMGPSGSGKSTFLNMVGMLDTPTSGEIHINSNEVTKMDSSMRAEYRLKHIGFVFQFFNLFMELSALENVMFPMMLSRHPFYRERAEELLELVGLKARINHLPSELSGGEQQRVTIARALANQPKLLLTDEPTANLDTRTTKEIMELFIRLNKEQRQTIIMVTHNPELGAQADRIIHFRDGKVVED comes from the coding sequence ATGAAAATAATAGAGACAAAGGATCTTAAGAAAATATACAGACTTGGAAAGATTGAAGTAAATGCTCTCAATGGCGTTAATGCCGCAGTAGAGGATGGTGAGTTCATCGCCATCATGGGTCCCTCCGGAAGCGGCAAGTCGACTTTTCTCAACATGGTCGGCATGCTTGATACTCCAACCTCAGGTGAAATACATATAAATAGCAATGAAGTAACAAAAATGGATAGTAGCATGAGGGCTGAATACAGGTTGAAACACATAGGTTTCGTATTCCAGTTCTTCAATCTATTCATGGAATTATCTGCTCTGGAGAACGTAATGTTCCCCATGATGCTCTCACGCCATCCTTTTTACAGAGAAAGGGCGGAAGAACTCCTCGAGCTCGTAGGACTGAAAGCGAGAATAAACCACTTACCGTCAGAGCTTTCAGGAGGAGAGCAGCAGCGTGTGACCATAGCAAGAGCGCTTGCGAACCAGCCAAAACTGTTACTGACAGATGAGCCGACAGCAAACCTTGATACCAGAACGACAAAAGAGATCATGGAATTATTCATCAGGCTGAACAAAGAGCAGCGCCAGACCATAATCATGGTGACTCACAACCCTGAGCTCGGAGCGCAGGCGGACAGGATTATACATTTCAGGGATGGGAAAGTAGTGGAGGACTGA
- a CDS encoding ABC transporter permease: protein MSAVLFYAMKDVGKNRRAFIFITIAIALSTANIIIINGFMDGITDDLIERTLESSSGHLNIYPNEQDRYIEGLGVKEQKLEKIKEVVAYSPRITAGGTISYKEKSKSVKVLALDPSKENKVTTILSKIDSGETLKLSDRDNILVSYRVAEDLKIKNGDETTIVFENGNTKIFKIKGILRTGTTMDTNTVVINFQVAEEQLALNNKASIIIVKLSDIALSEQYKNKISLELGMRKVKEWKQEVESILSTAETMKQISGLINAVGLFASAVAVGVILYINVLHKRRQTGIMKAIGMKDLQILSIYVIEAIIIGTVGIMMGDTLGYAGTKYLENHPFTDPILGSMSPRFYPYLLYDASLVTMFAVILASMYPALVAGRMNIIKAIWGN from the coding sequence ATGTCAGCAGTGCTCTTCTATGCAATGAAGGATGTGGGAAAAAACAGGCGGGCATTTATTTTTATTACCATTGCAATTGCCCTGTCAACTGCAAATATCATTATCATAAATGGTTTCATGGACGGTATAACTGATGATTTAATAGAAAGAACACTGGAGAGTTCGTCAGGGCATCTTAATATATATCCAAATGAGCAGGACAGATACATAGAAGGGCTGGGCGTAAAGGAACAAAAACTTGAGAAAATAAAAGAGGTAGTTGCTTATTCCCCAAGAATTACGGCTGGAGGCACCATATCTTATAAAGAAAAATCCAAATCCGTAAAAGTATTAGCTCTTGATCCTTCAAAAGAAAACAAAGTCACGACCATTTTAAGCAAAATTGATTCGGGCGAAACTCTCAAGCTCAGTGACAGGGACAATATTCTGGTTTCATATCGAGTAGCTGAAGATTTAAAAATAAAAAACGGAGATGAAACTACTATAGTATTTGAAAATGGGAACACCAAAATTTTCAAGATCAAGGGAATACTTCGCACAGGCACAACGATGGATACGAATACAGTTGTAATAAATTTCCAGGTAGCTGAGGAGCAGCTTGCCCTGAATAATAAAGCTTCCATAATTATAGTTAAACTCTCTGATATAGCTCTTTCAGAACAATATAAAAATAAGATATCTTTAGAGCTTGGAATGCGGAAAGTCAAAGAGTGGAAACAAGAGGTTGAATCCATCTTGAGTACGGCTGAAACCATGAAACAGATAAGTGGTTTAATAAATGCAGTGGGACTATTTGCATCAGCGGTAGCTGTAGGTGTGATACTGTATATCAACGTCCTGCATAAACGAAGGCAGACGGGTATAATGAAAGCAATCGGAATGAAGGATCTCCAGATACTTTCGATATACGTCATCGAGGCTATAATTATCGGAACAGTGGGTATTATGATGGGTGATACGCTTGGGTATGCAGGTACAAAATACCTTGAAAACCATCCCTTTACTGACCCAATCCTGGGTTCTATGTCTCCGAGATTCTATCCGTATCTTCTCTACGATGCTTCACTGGTCACTATGTTCGCTGTAATCCTGGCTTCGATGTATCCTGCGCTTGTGGCAGGAAGGATGAACATAATAAAGGCGATCTGGGGTAATTAA
- a CDS encoding ABC transporter permease produces the protein MSFDDIRPAIFYSKKDIFKNKKVFIFITLSIIFATANIIFINAFMDGMILDLVDNTVESSSGHLNIYPKDDERFIDGLGIKEQKLEAIKEIVAYSPRISASGVLSYKGLSEPIVILALNPSKENRVTKILEKLDRGTTLNPDDRNAILISYRLAEDLKLDVGDEASLAFESGEVRVYKVKGTIRTGNQDFDSSTIIMPLNEANRQLGIDNKASVILVRFSDKELADSYKPVLMQNLQANNVKTWKEEIEYIFRFSAAWRSFSSIISVVGLIAAAISVGIIIYINVIHKKRQIGIMKALGAKDSFIFKVFIMEAVIFGLIGVSIGDVLGFLAVKYSEAHPFYDAVMQAMTRARFSNYLIYNATIVSFTVTVLAGIYPAIKASKVDIIKAIWGE, from the coding sequence GTGTCATTTGATGATATTCGCCCTGCAATATTTTATTCAAAAAAGGATATCTTTAAAAATAAAAAGGTTTTCATATTTATAACATTATCTATAATTTTTGCAACTGCGAATATCATCTTCATTAATGCATTTATGGACGGGATGATACTGGATTTGGTAGACAATACTGTTGAGTCTTCTTCAGGTCATTTAAATATTTACCCGAAGGATGATGAACGATTTATAGATGGACTGGGGATAAAGGAACAGAAGCTTGAAGCGATAAAAGAAATAGTGGCATATTCTCCCAGAATCTCTGCAAGCGGTGTCTTATCTTATAAGGGGCTATCCGAACCCATCGTAATACTGGCCCTGAATCCTTCAAAAGAAAACAGAGTAACTAAAATACTTGAGAAGCTTGACAGGGGTACTACTTTAAATCCTGATGATAGAAATGCAATCCTGATATCCTACCGCCTTGCAGAAGATCTAAAACTGGATGTGGGAGATGAAGCAAGTCTCGCCTTCGAAAGCGGGGAGGTCAGGGTATACAAAGTAAAAGGAACTATTCGCACTGGTAACCAGGATTTTGATAGTTCTACTATCATCATGCCCCTGAATGAAGCAAATAGACAGCTTGGTATTGATAATAAGGCGTCGGTTATTCTAGTCAGATTCTCGGATAAGGAGCTTGCAGATTCCTACAAGCCAGTATTAATGCAGAATCTCCAGGCAAATAATGTAAAAACATGGAAGGAAGAGATAGAATATATATTTCGTTTTTCTGCAGCATGGAGAAGTTTTTCAAGCATTATATCTGTAGTCGGGTTAATCGCAGCAGCAATTTCGGTAGGAATCATAATATATATAAATGTAATTCATAAAAAGAGACAGATAGGGATAATGAAGGCCCTGGGAGCAAAAGACTCCTTCATTTTTAAGGTATTCATAATGGAAGCTGTGATTTTCGGTCTCATAGGCGTTTCTATCGGAGATGTTCTTGGATTCCTTGCAGTCAAGTACTCGGAAGCACATCCTTTTTATGATGCTGTTATGCAGGCAATGACAAGAGCAAGGTTCAGCAATTATCTCATCTATAATGCTACTATCGTTTCTTTTACAGTAACTGTACTGGCAGGAATATATCCTGCTATCAAAGCAAGCAAGGTGGATATTATTAAGGCTATATGGGGTGAATAA
- a CDS encoding YHS domain-containing protein gives MSIDPVCKMTIEEAGAQHKTTYQAKIYYFCSAACKNAFETNPDKYLKVKPWWKLW, from the coding sequence ATGTCTATAGACCCGGTTTGTAAAATGACAATCGAAGAGGCAGGAGCGCAGCACAAGACCACATATCAAGCGAAAATATATTACTTCTGTTCCGCAGCATGCAAGAATGCTTTTGAGACTAACCCGGATAAATATCTGAAGGTGAAACCATGGTGGAAGTTGTGGTAA